The following are encoded in a window of uncultured Sphaerochaeta sp. genomic DNA:
- the guaA gene encoding glutamine-hydrolyzing GMP synthase codes for MQQFPHDTIVVLDFGAQYSQLIARRVREMHVYSQIVPYTIKATELAAMKPKGIIFSGGPSSVRTEGSPRPDDGIYDLGIPILGICYGLQVMSIQNGGTVERPLKREYGFADLTVLKRDASLLKGISENSRLWMSHGDAVASLPEGFIQTGSTPNCPFTVIENDEKKFYGVQFHPEVVHTAEGNQFLQNFVLDVCKVNQDWDMGSFISTAVQEIREKVGDKQVLCGLSGGVDSAVAAVLIHEAIGDQLVCVFVNNGLLRKGEADMVLKLFRDHYNIRLQYADAEDAFLSALKGVTEPEAKRKIIGKIFIDTFYDEARKAGDISFLAQGTLYPDVIESKSPSGGPSATIKSHHNVGGLPEDLKWDLLEPLRELFKDEVRALGRELGLPEEMVNRHPFPGPGLGVRCVGEVTKERLDTLRDVDAIFIEEIRKADLYDDIWQALACLLPVKSVGVQGDERTYEEVCSLRAVTSEDAMTADWFRFPPEVLQHASARICNEVQGVNRVLYDITSKPPGTIEWE; via the coding sequence ACGTATATAGCCAGATTGTTCCCTATACCATCAAGGCAACAGAACTTGCAGCCATGAAACCGAAAGGGATCATCTTCAGTGGCGGCCCCTCTTCGGTGCGCACTGAAGGGTCACCCAGGCCAGATGATGGAATCTATGACCTAGGCATTCCCATCCTGGGTATCTGCTACGGTTTGCAGGTGATGAGCATCCAGAATGGTGGAACTGTTGAGCGCCCCCTGAAACGTGAGTACGGTTTCGCAGACCTTACCGTGCTTAAGAGAGACGCTTCCCTGCTTAAGGGGATCAGTGAGAACTCCCGCCTCTGGATGAGCCACGGTGATGCCGTTGCCTCACTTCCCGAGGGATTCATCCAGACAGGCAGCACCCCGAACTGTCCATTCACGGTCATCGAGAATGATGAAAAGAAATTCTATGGAGTTCAGTTCCATCCCGAGGTAGTGCATACGGCAGAAGGAAACCAATTCCTGCAGAACTTTGTCCTTGATGTCTGTAAGGTAAACCAGGATTGGGATATGGGTTCCTTCATCAGTACAGCGGTCCAGGAGATTCGTGAGAAAGTTGGAGACAAACAGGTACTCTGTGGCCTCTCTGGTGGTGTCGACTCTGCTGTGGCAGCGGTACTCATCCATGAGGCAATCGGAGACCAGTTGGTCTGTGTTTTTGTAAACAACGGTCTCTTGCGCAAGGGTGAGGCGGACATGGTACTGAAACTGTTCAGGGATCACTATAATATCCGTCTCCAATATGCTGATGCAGAGGATGCCTTCCTCTCCGCACTCAAGGGAGTCACAGAGCCTGAGGCAAAGCGGAAGATTATTGGTAAGATCTTCATCGATACCTTCTATGATGAGGCTCGAAAGGCTGGGGATATCAGTTTTCTTGCCCAAGGAACGCTCTATCCAGATGTAATCGAGAGCAAGAGCCCTTCCGGGGGTCCTTCTGCAACCATCAAGAGTCACCACAATGTGGGTGGATTACCTGAGGATCTGAAATGGGACCTGCTCGAACCACTTCGTGAACTGTTCAAGGACGAGGTAAGGGCGTTGGGAAGAGAACTTGGTCTTCCAGAAGAGATGGTGAATCGTCATCCCTTCCCCGGTCCTGGACTTGGGGTCAGGTGTGTAGGCGAGGTAACCAAGGAGCGCCTGGATACCCTGCGTGATGTGGATGCAATCTTTATCGAGGAGATCCGCAAAGCCGATCTGTATGATGATATCTGGCAGGCCTTGGCTTGTTTGCTTCCGGTCAAGAGCGTGGGAGTCCAAGGGGATGAACGCACCTACGAAGAGGTGTGCTCCCTGCGTGCTGTCACCAGTGAAGATGCCATGACTGCTGATTGGTTCCGCTTTCCCCCTGAGGTGCTCCAACACGCTTCAGCTAGGATCTGCAATGAGGTACAGGGAGTCAACCGAGTACTCTATGACATCACGAGTAAACCTCCTGGGACTATCGAGTGGGAGTAA
- a CDS encoding ATP-binding protein: protein MVIPRKQYLQKLIDKKDNGRVKIITGIRRCGKSYLLFNIYTKYLRESGVQNEQIIGIALDELPNAMYRNPIELDKYIREQVKDTSRRYYILIDEIQFVSEIQNPYVEDSTSKLTFIDVVLGLMKIKNADVYVTGSNSRMLSSDILTQFRDRGDEIRVYPLSFAEFYECYEGDKRDAWLDYYTYGGMPVVLSLSSHEEKSRYLRDLFTRTYLKDVIERHAIQNDSEILEDMLNILASAIGSLTNPTKLSNTFNSEKHIKINSTTIDKYLSYFIEGFIISKAERYDVKGKKYIQTPHKYYFTDVGVRNARLGFRQQEETHIMENILYCDLLRRGFDVDVGVVEQNIKTKDGKKLRKQLEVDFVINRGSKRYYIQSALTIADPRKREQEIASLIRIPDSFSKIVVVRDYIKHWRDDHGILYVGIEQFLLDENMIDL from the coding sequence ATGGTTATTCCGAGAAAGCAATATTTGCAGAAACTGATCGATAAGAAAGATAATGGTAGAGTCAAGATTATTACAGGGATTCGGCGTTGTGGAAAATCCTATCTGCTATTTAACATATACACAAAATACCTTCGAGAAAGTGGAGTACAGAACGAACAAATTATAGGAATAGCGTTGGATGAACTACCAAATGCAATGTATCGAAATCCGATAGAACTGGACAAATACATCCGTGAGCAAGTGAAGGACACGTCAAGACGCTACTATATACTGATTGATGAGATACAGTTTGTTTCGGAAATTCAAAATCCTTATGTGGAAGACTCGACCTCCAAATTAACCTTCATCGATGTAGTACTTGGACTTATGAAGATAAAGAACGCCGATGTGTACGTAACCGGCAGTAATTCGAGAATGTTGTCTTCTGATATTCTTACCCAGTTCCGTGATCGAGGTGATGAGATCAGAGTGTATCCTCTCTCCTTCGCGGAGTTCTATGAGTGCTATGAAGGAGACAAACGCGATGCTTGGTTGGATTACTATACCTATGGAGGTATGCCAGTTGTTCTCTCTTTATCATCACACGAAGAAAAAAGTCGATATCTGCGGGATCTCTTTACCCGCACATATTTGAAGGATGTCATAGAAAGACATGCTATTCAAAATGATAGTGAAATTTTGGAAGATATGTTAAATATTTTAGCTTCAGCCATCGGTTCACTTACAAATCCGACGAAATTGTCAAACACCTTCAACAGTGAAAAGCATATCAAGATCAACTCTACCACTATAGATAAATACCTAAGTTACTTTATAGAGGGATTTATCATCAGCAAAGCAGAGCGTTATGATGTGAAGGGCAAGAAATATATCCAAACTCCGCATAAGTATTATTTCACAGATGTGGGAGTCAGGAATGCCAGACTTGGATTTAGACAACAAGAAGAAACGCATATCATGGAAAATATACTCTACTGTGATTTGCTGCGTAGGGGCTTCGACGTGGATGTCGGTGTAGTTGAACAGAACATAAAAACCAAGGATGGTAAAAAACTCAGGAAACAACTTGAAGTCGACTTTGTCATCAATCGCGGTAGCAAGCGATATTATATACAGTCTGCATTGACCATAGCTGACCCTAGGAAAAGGGAACAGGAAATAGCTTCTTTAATAAGAATTCCGGACTCCTTCAGTAAGATAGTAGTCGTACGTGACTACATCAAGCACTGGAGGGATGATCATGGAATCCTCTATGTAGGAATTGAGCAGTTCTTGCTTGACGAGAACATGATAGACCTGTGA
- a CDS encoding MFS transporter: MQDSKRSIVAWAFYDWANSAFATTVMAGFFPVFFSAYWAVGASSQEGTFYLGLANSLGSLIVALLAPILGAIADWGTYKKRLLAFFALIGSVMTASLYVLQMGSWPLAVLFYSVAVVGFSGANTFYDALLPFVASEKKVDFVSSLGYSLGYIGGGLLFLVNVLMYLNPSWFGFADGGEAIRACFVIVGIWWVLFTLPVLFFVKEEVTEDNLPFKQAVKKGLSITRQTLKSFRQLKTLAIFLIAYWLYIDGVDTIIRMAVNYGTSLNFPSESLIIALLITQFVAFPSALAYSAFGKKVGVRKALEIAIGAYVIIAILGYFMSLPLHFYLLAVCIGLFQGGIQALSRSYYTRLIPKQRSAQFFGFFNMLGKFAAIIGPLLMGVVTLVTGDSRNGIVSLVLLFIGGYILLRQVDEEKGKKEVEAFLKKTN, encoded by the coding sequence ATGCAAGATTCAAAACGCTCGATTGTCGCATGGGCATTCTATGACTGGGCAAACAGTGCTTTTGCTACTACTGTGATGGCAGGGTTCTTCCCTGTCTTTTTCAGTGCCTATTGGGCAGTAGGAGCAAGCAGCCAGGAAGGGACTTTCTATCTTGGGCTGGCTAACTCCTTGGGATCATTGATCGTTGCGCTCTTGGCCCCCATACTGGGCGCTATTGCTGACTGGGGAACCTACAAGAAACGCTTGCTTGCATTTTTTGCATTGATTGGATCAGTGATGACTGCAAGCCTGTATGTATTACAGATGGGCTCCTGGCCCTTGGCAGTACTCTTCTACTCTGTGGCTGTGGTCGGCTTCAGCGGAGCGAACACCTTCTACGATGCACTCCTTCCTTTTGTAGCGTCAGAGAAGAAGGTGGATTTTGTCTCCTCACTCGGATACAGCCTGGGATATATCGGAGGGGGATTATTGTTCCTGGTAAATGTTCTGATGTATCTCAATCCATCATGGTTTGGATTTGCGGATGGAGGGGAAGCTATCAGGGCATGTTTTGTCATCGTTGGTATCTGGTGGGTGTTATTCACACTTCCTGTACTGTTTTTCGTAAAGGAAGAGGTAACCGAAGACAACCTGCCCTTTAAGCAAGCAGTCAAGAAAGGGCTTTCCATAACACGGCAGACCTTGAAGAGTTTTCGCCAACTGAAGACATTGGCAATCTTTCTTATCGCATACTGGCTGTATATTGATGGTGTGGATACCATTATCAGAATGGCGGTAAATTATGGGACAAGCCTCAATTTTCCCAGTGAGTCATTGATCATTGCCCTGCTCATCACACAGTTTGTGGCTTTCCCTTCTGCACTTGCCTACTCAGCCTTTGGAAAGAAAGTAGGAGTTCGCAAAGCTCTGGAGATTGCAATCGGAGCCTATGTAATCATTGCCATCCTTGGATACTTCATGAGTCTGCCTCTCCATTTCTACCTGCTTGCTGTATGTATCGGGCTGTTCCAGGGAGGAATCCAGGCACTCAGCAGGTCATACTACACACGCCTCATCCCAAAACAACGTTCGGCCCAGTTCTTTGGTTTTTTCAATATGCTCGGTAAATTTGCTGCAATCATCGGTCCACTGCTTATGGGAGTTGTTACATTGGTCACTGGAGACTCCAGAAATGGAATTGTCTCACTGGTCTTGCTCTTCATTGGTGGGTATATCCTGCTCAGGCAAGTTGATGAGGAGAAGGGAAAAAAGGAGGTGGAGGCATTCCTCAAGAAGACCAACTGA
- a CDS encoding MATE family efflux transporter, with protein MQPVQENKMGVKPIPTLVLSMSFPIMLSMLVQALYNIVDSMFVSHYSQQALTAVTLAFPMQNLLIAVSVGTSVGVNSLLSRKLGAKDISAARKAAGNGLSLSVISWGFFALLGLFFSKTFVEFFSNDPELIAMGNQYISICLIFSLGLFIDITCERILQGTGDTFHPMIIQSTGAIVNIILDPILIFGLFGMPRMGVMGAAIATVFAQHVSAAIAIYYVRRNKEIVLKKGSFRLEKQTVKDIYAVGIPTIIMQAIGTILITSLNKILIGFSTSAVAVFGIYFRLQSFIFMPVFGLNTGMIPVIGYNYGARKPKRITATIKVGLIVAVTIMGIGTALFILFPHILLSWFNATPEMVEIGIVAMQRISLGFTLAGVSIVLIALFQGMGYGYLSMINSVTRQLVFLLPAAYLLGRFVGLDALWYSFFIAEIASFSLTLYFFWKIYKTKIKTMV; from the coding sequence ATGCAACCTGTCCAAGAAAATAAAATGGGGGTCAAACCGATCCCCACCCTCGTTTTGTCCATGTCGTTTCCCATCATGCTCAGCATGTTGGTGCAAGCTCTCTACAATATTGTAGACAGTATGTTTGTCTCCCACTACAGTCAGCAAGCCTTGACTGCTGTTACCCTTGCCTTCCCTATGCAGAACCTGCTTATCGCAGTAAGTGTCGGGACCTCTGTGGGGGTAAACTCACTACTTTCCAGAAAACTCGGAGCAAAGGACATATCTGCTGCTCGAAAAGCTGCAGGAAATGGTCTCTCACTCTCCGTAATCAGTTGGGGCTTTTTTGCGCTTTTAGGCCTCTTTTTCTCCAAGACCTTCGTTGAGTTCTTCAGCAATGACCCAGAACTCATTGCCATGGGAAACCAGTACATCTCCATCTGCCTAATTTTCTCCCTCGGGTTGTTCATTGATATCACCTGTGAAAGGATCCTGCAGGGAACAGGCGATACATTCCACCCCATGATCATTCAGAGTACCGGGGCAATTGTAAACATCATCCTGGACCCGATCCTGATCTTCGGCCTGTTTGGCATGCCTAGGATGGGGGTCATGGGAGCCGCGATAGCCACAGTCTTTGCCCAGCATGTCTCTGCCGCGATAGCCATATACTATGTGCGGAGAAACAAGGAGATTGTACTGAAAAAGGGCTCTTTCCGCCTTGAGAAACAGACCGTCAAGGATATCTATGCAGTTGGGATACCTACCATCATCATGCAAGCAATTGGAACCATCCTGATTACCAGCTTGAACAAGATCCTTATTGGGTTCTCAACCTCGGCTGTGGCGGTTTTTGGCATCTATTTCCGCTTGCAATCGTTCATATTCATGCCAGTATTTGGCCTGAACACCGGCATGATACCGGTGATAGGATACAACTATGGAGCAAGGAAGCCAAAACGGATAACAGCCACCATCAAGGTGGGCTTGATCGTTGCTGTTACCATCATGGGGATTGGTACTGCCCTATTTATCCTGTTCCCCCATATATTACTGAGCTGGTTCAATGCAACACCGGAGATGGTTGAGATCGGCATAGTCGCAATGCAACGCATCAGCCTGGGATTCACTTTGGCAGGAGTCAGTATTGTCCTGATCGCACTCTTCCAGGGGATGGGCTATGGATACCTTTCTATGATCAACTCGGTAACACGACAGCTGGTATTCCTGCTTCCAGCAGCCTACCTTCTGGGAAGATTTGTGGGACTCGATGCACTGTGGTATTCGTTCTTCATCGCCGAGATAGCATCCTTCAGTTTGACCCTCTACTTCTTTTGGAAGATCTACAAGACGAAGATCAAGACCATGGTATAA